The genomic region TTTAAATCTTTTATGGTTTTTTCCAAAAGACTTGTTTTGCCTGAACCAGGTGAACTAACAAGATTTAAAGCAAAAATATTTTTCGCCTCAAAATAACCCCTATTTCTTTCGGCAAGCAAGTCATTTTTTTGAAGAATGTTTTGCTCAAGTTCCACCTTTTTTCCATGTGAATGTTCATGGTCGTGATGATGATGGTCATGATTGTGAGAATGTTCATGAGAGTGATCGTGAGAATGCTCATGAATAGGTTCTCCTGGTTTTCTAAATTTTATTTCTTCATCTGCTTGGCTACATCCGCAAGTCATGCACATAATATTTGTTTTTTAATGATTTTTTACGATTCAATATTTTTAGCAAAAATAATTATTCTACTTAAGCATACTGAATTAATTTTAAAAATTGTTAAAGGGAGGTTCTATTGTACATTTAAAACAACAGTAGAATCTTTTAATATTTCAGGTTTTAAAAGTCTCTCTTTTAAAAAATCCAATGCTTTGTTTAAATTTTCTTCTGCTCTATTAGTTAATTCCTCCTTAAATTCCCATTCATAACCTTTGATATGAAGTATGTATGTTTCAGGATATTTGTTGTAAATTTTATTACACAAACTCAAAACAAAAGCAGATGAAACAGCATGCATAGTAAATTCAACAGAAGCATTCGAAGGTTCAACTTTGGTAAGAATGTAATCGTCAATATCTTCTTCGGAAGCATCAACAAAAATCACATAATTATTTTTAGAAATTGTATCTGCATCCTCAATATTTAATTGGTAATTTGAATCAACTTCAATTCCTTTGAGTTCATTTTCTTTTATCCACTTTTCAATTCTATTAATAAACTCATTCCCAAGTCCATCATCTGTTCTTCCCGGATTACCATATCCGTATATCAATATTTGTGAATCTTCTTTCAAGCTTACTTTCTTTTTTTATCAATTAGATTTTCATTTTTATCAAAAAGTGATATTTCGAGTGGCATTTGCCCAAGTGCATGAGTTGCACAACTTAAACAAGGGTCGTAAGCTCTAATAGCTACTTCAACAGCATTCATCATGCCTTCTGAAATCTCAGATTGTCCATTCATAAACTGCTTTGCTGCAAGATTTACAGCTAAGTTCATTGGCTCATTATTGTTAGTTGTAGAAACAATTAGGTTAGCCATTTCAATCTGATCTCTGTCATTTATTCTGTAATGATGGAATAAAGTTCCACGTGGTGCTTCAAGCAATCCAACACCTTCATTTGTTTTTGTTCCTTTTATCACAAGGTCATCTTTTTGAAGGTCAGGGTCATTAAGCAATTCTTTCATCATTTCAGCGGCATGAAGAGTTTCTATCAGCCTTGCCCAATGCATGTGCATTGATGAGTTATTGGGTTTACCTTTTGTATATGCTTTATAAATTTCAAATTCTTTTTGAGCTATTGGTGAAGGTATAAAATCAGCAGTATTCAAGCGAGCCAAAGGTCCTACTCTATACCATCCTTTTTCCTTACCATATTCTTTTAAATAAGGAAATTTCATATAACTCCATGACTTAACTTCCTCTTCAATATATTCATAATAAAGCTGAGGGTCAACATCATTTAGTATCTTTTTACCTTCCGAATCAACAGCCCTAATAACTCCATCATATAAATCAAGAGCACCGTCTTTACGTACAAGGCTAAGATGATTTGAAGGAAAAGCTGAAAAATTATCAAGTAATTCCGCATTCTTTGAATGATAATCTTTAAAGAAATCAACAGCCGACTGAGACCATTCAATCATTTTATCAGCATTCAAAGGGTCAGCACCTTTTAAGAAAAAATCTCTTTCTTCAATACTCAGGTTTTTATTAATTCCACCCGGTATTGCTCCGGTACCGTGAATTTTTTTCCCTGCCGTAGCTCTAATAATTTCCTGTCCGAATTTACGCATCATAACGCCCTGCACTGCAAGGTCTTTATGTTCCATAGCCACACCAATAATATTTCTTACAAGAGGGTCGCCATCTATTCC from Bacteroidota bacterium harbors:
- a CDS encoding hydrogenase maturation protease, giving the protein MKEDSQILIYGYGNPGRTDDGLGNEFINRIEKWIKENELKGIEVDSNYQLNIEDADTISKNNYVIFVDASEEDIDDYILTKVEPSNASVEFTMHAVSSAFVLSLCNKIYNKYPETYILHIKGYEWEFKEELTNRAEENLNKALDFLKERLLKPEILKDSTVVLNVQ
- a CDS encoding Ni/Fe hydrogenase subunit alpha, with amino-acid sequence MTRKITIEPVTRVEGHGKVTIHLDDENNVERSRLHIVEFRGFERFVQGRPYWEAPVLVQRLCGICPVSHHLAAAKALDVIVGAGMGDGLTPTADKMRRLMHYGQIFQSHALHFFHLSSPDFLFGIDGDPLVRNIIGVAMEHKDLAVQGVMMRKFGQEIIRATAGKKIHGTGAIPGGINKNLSIEERDFFLKGADPLNADKMIEWSQSAVDFFKDYHSKNAELLDNFSAFPSNHLSLVRKDGALDLYDGVIRAVDSEGKKILNDVDPQLYYEYIEEEVKSWSYMKFPYLKEYGKEKGWYRVGPLARLNTADFIPSPIAQKEFEIYKAYTKGKPNNSSMHMHWARLIETLHAAEMMKELLNDPDLQKDDLVIKGTKTNEGVGLLEAPRGTLFHHYRINDRDQIEMANLIVSTTNNNEPMNLAVNLAAKQFMNGQSEISEGMMNAVEVAIRAYDPCLSCATHALGQMPLEISLFDKNENLIDKKRK